A section of the Streptomyces sp. NBC_00178 genome encodes:
- a CDS encoding uroporphyrinogen-III synthase yields the protein MQDDDAQHGPLAGFTVGVTAARRAEELGTLLTRRGASVLHAPALRIVPLADDSELLAATEQLIADAPDVVVATTAIGFRGWVEAADGWGIGDRLLDLLRGVELLARGPKVKGAIRAAGLTEAWSPLSESMAEVMDRLLDEGVSGRRVALQLHGEPLPGFVEALRAAGAEVVGVPVYRWMPPEDIAPLDRMLDATVARSLDALTFTSAPAAASYLNRAETRGILPEVLDALGHDVLAACVGPVTALPLQAKGIDTVQPERFRLGPLVQVLCGRLPARARVLPLAGHTVEIRGHAVLVDGVLRPVPPAGMALLHSMARRPGWVVSRADLLRALPGSGSDEHAVETAMARLRTALGVPRLIQTVVKRGYRLALDPSADGTCDGS from the coding sequence ATGCAGGACGACGACGCACAGCACGGGCCCCTCGCGGGCTTCACGGTCGGGGTGACCGCAGCCCGTCGCGCCGAGGAGCTGGGGACGCTCCTCACGCGCAGGGGTGCGTCGGTCCTGCACGCGCCGGCCCTGCGGATCGTGCCGCTGGCCGACGACAGCGAACTCCTGGCCGCCACCGAGCAACTGATCGCCGACGCCCCCGACGTCGTCGTCGCCACCACCGCCATCGGCTTCAGGGGCTGGGTGGAGGCCGCCGACGGATGGGGCATCGGCGATCGGCTGCTCGACCTGCTGAGGGGCGTCGAACTGCTCGCGCGCGGCCCCAAGGTCAAGGGCGCCATCCGGGCCGCAGGGCTCACCGAGGCGTGGTCGCCGCTGTCGGAGTCCATGGCCGAGGTCATGGACCGGCTGCTGGACGAAGGTGTCTCCGGGCGCCGGGTCGCACTCCAGCTGCACGGCGAACCGCTGCCCGGCTTCGTGGAGGCGCTCAGGGCGGCGGGTGCCGAGGTCGTCGGCGTACCCGTGTACCGGTGGATGCCCCCGGAGGACATCGCCCCGCTCGACCGCATGCTCGACGCCACGGTCGCCCGCTCCCTGGACGCGCTGACCTTCACCAGCGCCCCCGCCGCCGCCTCGTACCTGAACAGGGCCGAGACCCGCGGCATCCTCCCCGAGGTGCTGGACGCCCTCGGCCACGACGTCCTGGCGGCCTGCGTCGGACCGGTCACGGCGCTGCCCCTGCAGGCGAAGGGCATCGACACCGTCCAGCCGGAACGCTTCCGCCTGGGGCCGCTCGTCCAGGTGCTCTGCGGCCGGCTGCCCGCGCGCGCCCGCGTCCTCCCCCTCGCCGGGCACACGGTCGAGATCCGGGGCCACGCCGTGCTCGTCGACGGAGTCCTGCGCCCCGTGCCGCCGGCCGGCATGGCCCTGCTGCACAGCATGGCCCGCAGACCGGGCTGGGTGGTCTCACGCGCCGACCTGCTGCGCGCGCTGCCCGGCAGCGGCAGCGACGAGCACGCGGTGGAGACGGCGATGGCCAGGCTGCGTACGGCACTCGGGGTGCCGCGGCTCATCCAGACGGTCGTCAAACGCGGCTACCGCCTGGCGCTGGACCCCTCGGCGGACGGCACGTGCGACGGCTCCTGA
- a CDS encoding nitrate/nitrite transporter: MAGRWIEKWEPEDETFWRETGERTARRNLWFSVLSEHIGFSVWSLWSVMVLFMGPEYGVDPAGKFFLISTATLVGAIVRVPYTFAVAVFGGRNWTVFSALSLLAPTVAAFVVMEPGTSYTTFLLVAALTGIGGGNFASSMTNINAFFPLRKKGWALGLNAGGGNIGVPVVQLTGLLVIGTAGAAHPRIVLGVYVPLIVVAALGAVLRMDNLRPVQNDTGAALQAVREPHTWIMSVLYIGTFGSFIGYSFAFGLVLQTQFGRTPLQAASLTFIGPLLGSLIRPAGGWLADRYGGARITLWNFAAMAAATGVVVYASGIESLAVFLVGFIALFVLTGLGNGSTFRMIPGIFHAQGIAKGLRGEEAAAHGRRLSGAAMGLIGAVGALGGLAINLAFRQSFQTSGSGTAAFTAFLLFYAVCFTLTWAVYLRRTAAVAATKPRLGYAEV; the protein is encoded by the coding sequence ATGGCCGGTCGTTGGATCGAGAAGTGGGAGCCGGAGGACGAGACGTTCTGGCGGGAGACCGGCGAGCGGACCGCCCGCCGCAACCTGTGGTTCTCCGTGCTCTCGGAGCACATCGGGTTCTCGGTCTGGTCCCTGTGGTCCGTCATGGTCCTGTTCATGGGCCCGGAGTACGGGGTCGACCCGGCCGGGAAGTTCTTCCTCATCTCCACGGCGACCCTCGTCGGCGCGATCGTCAGGGTGCCGTACACCTTCGCGGTCGCGGTCTTCGGCGGCCGCAACTGGACCGTCTTCAGCGCCCTGTCGCTCCTCGCGCCGACCGTCGCCGCCTTCGTGGTGATGGAGCCCGGCACCTCCTACACCACGTTCCTCCTCGTCGCCGCGCTCACCGGTATCGGGGGCGGCAACTTCGCCTCGTCCATGACGAACATCAACGCCTTCTTCCCGCTGCGGAAGAAGGGCTGGGCCCTCGGCCTCAACGCGGGCGGCGGCAACATCGGCGTACCGGTCGTCCAGCTGACCGGCCTGCTCGTGATCGGCACGGCCGGTGCCGCGCACCCGCGGATCGTGCTCGGCGTGTACGTGCCGCTGATCGTCGTCGCCGCGCTCGGCGCCGTCCTGCGGATGGACAACCTCAGGCCCGTGCAGAACGACACCGGGGCCGCGCTCCAGGCCGTGCGCGAGCCGCACACCTGGATCATGTCGGTGCTCTACATCGGCACCTTCGGCTCCTTCATCGGCTACAGCTTCGCCTTCGGCCTCGTCCTCCAGACGCAGTTCGGCCGGACCCCGCTGCAGGCCGCGTCCCTCACCTTCATCGGCCCGCTGCTCGGCTCGCTGATCCGGCCCGCGGGCGGATGGCTGGCCGACCGGTACGGCGGCGCCCGGATCACCCTGTGGAACTTCGCCGCGATGGCCGCCGCGACCGGTGTCGTCGTCTACGCCTCCGGCATCGAGTCACTGGCGGTGTTCCTCGTCGGCTTCATCGCGCTGTTCGTCCTGACGGGGCTCGGCAACGGTTCGACGTTCAGGATGATCCCCGGCATCTTCCACGCGCAGGGCATCGCCAAGGGACTCCGGGGCGAGGAGGCGGCGGCCCACGGCCGCCGGCTGTCGGGCGCCGCCATGGGGCTGATCGGCGCGGTAGGGGCGCTGGGCGGACTCGCGATCAACCTGGCGTTCCGCCAGTCCTTCCAGACCTCGGGCAGCGGAACGGCCGCCTTCACCGCCTTCCTCCTCTTCTACGCGGTCTGCTTCACCCTCACGTGGGCGGTATACCTTCGGCGGACGGCGGCGGTGGCCGCCACGAAGCCCCGGCTCGGCTACGCGGAGGTGTGA
- a CDS encoding acyltransferase family protein encodes MTSPDRPRQDSYDDGSWPPPPGDDRWAPAQAGARPAHAGATYTAPLPAPPAARAHPAPAPAVTPERTPGAADGAPAAPPKPGRDRYLDLLRAVALVRVVVFHLFGWAWLTVLFPSMGVMFALAGSLMARSLARPAAGVVRGRLRRLLPPMWAFSLVVVPVMFALSWKPVREEGLWWFVKLGSYVLPLGSPPYPEENGSAGGWLETSWADQAAGPLWYIRAYLLFVLASPLLLKAFRRLPWVTLLAPVALTAVIGTGLVTVPGTFGEGLLDFAVFGSCWILGFAHNDGLLKEVPRYIAVSSATIVMGFGLWWASGHLTEEGWNLDEIPLAQATWSLGFCAVLLVYAPSWQKLPGRLAGWDGLVTLANNRAVTIYLWHNLLLIPAAHLVDELWAVPWFGDTFGTYIEQSYEVLVLFAVWPLIGLAIVAFGWVEDVAAKRRPRLWPSGPGRARKA; translated from the coding sequence ATGACCTCTCCGGACCGACCCCGGCAGGACTCCTACGACGACGGCTCCTGGCCGCCCCCGCCCGGCGACGACCGGTGGGCGCCCGCGCAGGCCGGCGCCCGTCCGGCGCACGCCGGCGCCACCTACACGGCGCCGCTGCCCGCGCCCCCCGCCGCCCGGGCCCACCCGGCCCCCGCCCCGGCGGTGACACCGGAGCGGACGCCCGGCGCCGCGGACGGGGCCCCGGCCGCCCCGCCCAAGCCCGGCCGTGACCGGTACCTCGACCTGCTCAGGGCCGTCGCCCTCGTCCGTGTCGTGGTCTTCCACCTCTTCGGCTGGGCCTGGCTGACCGTCCTCTTCCCGTCCATGGGCGTGATGTTCGCCCTGGCCGGGTCGCTGATGGCGCGCTCGCTGGCCCGCCCGGCGGCGGGTGTCGTCCGGGGCCGCCTGCGCCGTCTGCTCCCCCCGATGTGGGCGTTCTCGCTCGTCGTCGTACCGGTGATGTTCGCGCTGAGCTGGAAGCCCGTCCGGGAGGAGGGGCTGTGGTGGTTCGTCAAGCTCGGCAGTTACGTCCTCCCGCTCGGCTCACCCCCGTATCCGGAGGAGAACGGCTCGGCCGGCGGATGGCTGGAGACGAGCTGGGCCGACCAGGCGGCGGGCCCGCTCTGGTACATCCGCGCCTACCTCCTGTTCGTGCTCGCCTCGCCCCTGCTGCTCAAGGCGTTCCGCAGGCTGCCGTGGGTCACGCTGCTCGCACCGGTCGCCCTCACCGCCGTGATCGGCACCGGGCTCGTGACGGTGCCCGGCACGTTCGGCGAAGGGCTGCTCGACTTCGCGGTGTTCGGCTCCTGCTGGATCCTGGGCTTCGCGCACAACGACGGTCTGCTCAAGGAGGTCCCGCGCTACATCGCGGTGTCGTCCGCGACCATCGTGATGGGCTTCGGCCTGTGGTGGGCCTCCGGCCACCTCACCGAGGAGGGCTGGAACCTCGACGAGATCCCGCTCGCCCAGGCGACCTGGTCCCTCGGGTTCTGCGCGGTCCTCCTGGTCTACGCCCCGTCGTGGCAGAAACTCCCCGGCAGGCTCGCCGGATGGGACGGTCTGGTGACCCTGGCCAACAACAGGGCGGTGACGATCTACCTCTGGCACAACCTGCTGCTGATCCCCGCGGCGCACCTGGTGGACGAGCTGTGGGCCGTCCCGTGGTTCGGCGACACGTTCGGCACGTACATCGAGCAGTCGTACGAGGTGCTGGTCCTGTTCGCGGTCTGGCCCCTGATCGGGCTCGCGATCGTCGCGTTCGGCTGGGTCGAGGACGTCGCCGCGAAGCGCCGGCCGCGGCTGTGGCCGAGCGGGCCGGGGCGGGCCCGCAAGGCCTGA
- a CDS encoding glycosyltransferase, which yields MTTPAPRGRHNRKKKRTVRRRLPMRYLLPSLLLVALLAMLMLRGYVHSEILADHRIQPPAPTSQVPDGVLEGGPVIDARKKGRPAETLRIPDHKIVLTFDDGPDPVWTPRVLDELRKQHAHGVFFVTGTMASRYPGLVKRMVDEGHEVGLHTFNHPDLSFQSTSRIDWELSQNQLVLAGAAGIRTSLFRPPYSSFADAMDNESWPVTQYIGSRGYLTVVNNTDSEDWKRPGVEAIIERATPRNGKGAVILMHDSGGNRSQTVTALGKFLPQMQARGYDFTNLTTALGAPSAHTPVTGLALWKGKAFVGAVEISENVTGVLVVGLAVIGVLVMVRFGLMLLLSFLHARKVRRRDFSWGEPFTRPVSVLVPAYNERECIEATVRSLVASDYPIEVIVIDDGSTDGTADLVDAMHISNVRVLRQRNSGKPAALNNGIANARYDIVVMMDGDTVFEPSTVRELVQPFADSRVGAVAGNAKVGNRDSLIGAWQHIEYVMGFNLDRRMYDLLGCMPTIPGAVGAFRRTALDRVGGMSEDTLAEDTDVTMALHRDGWRVVYAENARAWTEAPESVQQLWSQRYRWSYGTMQAIWKHRRAVVERGPSGRFGRVGLPFVSLFMVVAPLLAPLIDVFLLYGVVFGPTGKTVVAWFGVLLVQAVCAAYAFRLDKERMTHLISLPLQQVLYRQLMYVVLLQSWITALTGGRLRWQKLRRTGVVEAPGGTQVRRTESDRDRRPVA from the coding sequence ATGACGACCCCCGCCCCGCGGGGCAGGCACAACCGGAAGAAGAAGCGGACCGTCCGGCGCAGGCTCCCCATGCGCTATCTGCTTCCGTCGCTCCTCCTTGTGGCCCTGCTCGCCATGCTCATGTTGCGCGGATACGTGCACAGCGAGATCCTCGCCGACCACCGCATCCAGCCGCCCGCTCCCACCTCCCAGGTGCCCGACGGCGTCCTCGAAGGCGGCCCCGTCATCGACGCCCGGAAGAAGGGCCGGCCCGCCGAGACGCTGCGCATACCCGATCACAAGATCGTCCTGACCTTCGACGACGGCCCCGACCCCGTCTGGACCCCGCGGGTCCTGGACGAGCTCAGGAAGCAGCACGCGCACGGGGTCTTCTTCGTCACCGGCACCATGGCCTCGCGTTACCCGGGCCTGGTCAAGCGGATGGTCGACGAGGGCCACGAGGTCGGGCTGCACACCTTCAACCACCCCGACCTGTCCTTCCAGTCCACCAGCCGCATCGACTGGGAGCTGTCCCAGAACCAGCTGGTGCTGGCGGGGGCCGCCGGAATCCGGACGTCCCTGTTCCGGCCGCCGTACTCCTCGTTCGCCGACGCCATGGACAACGAGTCCTGGCCGGTGACGCAGTACATCGGCAGCCGCGGCTACCTCACCGTCGTGAACAACACGGACAGCGAGGACTGGAAGCGCCCCGGCGTCGAGGCGATCATCGAGCGCGCCACGCCCAGGAACGGCAAGGGCGCCGTCATCCTCATGCACGACTCGGGCGGCAACCGGTCCCAGACCGTCACCGCCCTCGGGAAGTTCCTGCCACAGATGCAGGCGCGCGGCTACGACTTCACCAACCTCACGACGGCGCTCGGCGCCCCCAGCGCGCACACCCCGGTCACCGGACTCGCGCTCTGGAAGGGCAAGGCGTTCGTCGGGGCCGTCGAGATCTCCGAGAACGTCACCGGTGTCCTCGTCGTCGGGCTCGCCGTCATCGGCGTCCTGGTGATGGTCCGCTTCGGGCTGATGCTGCTGCTCTCCTTCCTGCACGCGCGCAAGGTGCGCCGCAGGGACTTCAGCTGGGGCGAACCGTTCACCCGGCCCGTCTCGGTGCTCGTCCCCGCGTACAACGAGCGGGAGTGCATCGAGGCCACCGTGAGGTCGCTGGTGGCCAGCGACTACCCGATCGAGGTCATCGTCATCGACGACGGCTCGACGGACGGCACGGCCGACCTGGTCGACGCGATGCACATCTCGAACGTCCGCGTCCTGCGCCAGCGCAACTCCGGCAAACCCGCGGCCCTCAACAACGGCATCGCGAACGCCCGTTACGACATCGTCGTGATGATGGACGGCGACACGGTGTTCGAGCCCTCCACGGTGCGCGAACTCGTGCAGCCCTTCGCCGACTCCCGGGTCGGCGCCGTCGCAGGCAACGCCAAGGTCGGCAACCGTGACTCGCTGATCGGCGCCTGGCAGCACATCGAGTACGTCATGGGCTTCAACCTCGACCGCCGCATGTACGACCTCCTGGGCTGCATGCCCACCATCCCCGGTGCGGTCGGGGCCTTCCGCAGGACCGCGCTGGACCGCGTCGGCGGCATGAGCGAGGACACCCTCGCCGAGGACACCGACGTCACCATGGCCCTGCACCGCGACGGCTGGCGCGTCGTCTACGCCGAGAACGCCCGCGCGTGGACCGAGGCCCCGGAGTCCGTGCAGCAGCTGTGGTCGCAGCGCTACCGGTGGTCGTACGGCACGATGCAGGCCATCTGGAAGCACCGCCGCGCCGTCGTCGAACGGGGGCCGTCGGGCCGCTTCGGGCGCGTGGGACTGCCCTTCGTCTCCCTGTTCATGGTCGTCGCCCCGCTGCTGGCCCCGCTCATCGACGTCTTCCTCCTGTACGGGGTGGTCTTCGGGCCGACCGGGAAGACGGTCGTGGCCTGGTTCGGGGTCCTTCTGGTGCAGGCCGTCTGCGCCGCGTACGCCTTCCGGCTCGACAAGGAACGCATGACCCACCTGATCTCCCTTCCCCTCCAGCAGGTCCTCTACCGGCAGCTGATGTACGTCGTGCTGCTCCAGTCCTGGATCACCGCTCTGACCGGCGGCCGGCTGCGCTGGCAGAAGCTGCGGCGGACCGGTGTGGTGGAGGCGCCCGGGGGCACGCAGGTGCGCCGCACGGAGTCCGACAGGGACCGGAGGCCGGTGGCATGA
- a CDS encoding LysR family transcriptional regulator: MPAQDTDPRLLRSFVAVAEELHFTRAAARLFVAQQALSRDIRRLERELGRELFVRTTRQVSLTGDGERLLPLARRVLAAHAGLTAAFSGPEDRPLLVDLNTDGMTAARVLARARELAPECELMARFESGLTFAAGEVLAGRLDVSFGRAAGLSPAVLAGLGVQPVRYEPMAVLLPRDHPLAGHESVAMSDLAGETVYAGAGNTRTLEWTDLAALLFAEWDVVLAPPAPLAVGVAEFQRVMAKTGNPVLAVAGFPPLPETVLRPLVRPVPLSPLLMVWRKGADHPGLAALRAAVAELAATEGWMVRPSDSWLPGTDASLMRHRS, translated from the coding sequence GTGCCGGCCCAGGACACCGACCCCCGCCTCCTGCGCTCCTTCGTCGCCGTGGCCGAGGAGTTGCACTTCACCCGTGCCGCAGCCCGTCTCTTCGTGGCGCAGCAGGCGCTGAGCCGGGACATCCGCCGGCTGGAGCGTGAGCTGGGGCGTGAGCTCTTCGTGCGTACCACCCGGCAGGTGTCGCTCACCGGGGACGGGGAGCGGCTGCTTCCCCTCGCCCGTCGGGTGCTCGCGGCCCACGCCGGACTGACGGCCGCCTTCTCGGGCCCCGAGGACCGGCCGCTGCTCGTCGATCTGAACACCGACGGGATGACCGCCGCCCGGGTCCTGGCCCGCGCGCGGGAGCTCGCGCCGGAGTGCGAGCTGATGGCGCGCTTCGAGAGCGGGCTCACCTTCGCGGCCGGTGAAGTGCTCGCCGGCCGGCTCGACGTGTCCTTCGGGCGGGCCGCCGGGCTGAGCCCCGCGGTGCTGGCCGGACTGGGCGTACAGCCCGTGCGGTACGAGCCGATGGCCGTTCTCCTGCCCCGCGATCACCCGCTCGCCGGGCACGAGTCGGTCGCCATGAGCGATCTGGCCGGTGAAACCGTCTACGCGGGGGCGGGCAATACGCGCACGCTGGAGTGGACGGACCTCGCGGCGCTGCTTTTCGCGGAGTGGGACGTCGTGCTGGCTCCGCCCGCTCCGCTCGCGGTGGGAGTGGCCGAATTTCAACGGGTCATGGCGAAGACCGGCAACCCCGTGCTGGCCGTGGCCGGGTTTCCGCCCCTGCCTGAAACGGTTCTGCGCCCCCTCGTGCGTCCCGTGCCGCTGTCCCCTCTCCTGATGGTGTGGCGCAAGGGCGCCGACCACCCGGGACTGGCCGCGCTGCGTGCGGCAGTGGCCGAACTGGCTGCGACGGAAGGATGGATGGTGCGCCCATCTGATTCGTGGCTCCCCGGAACCGATGCGTCCCTCATGCGCCACCGTTCATGA
- a CDS encoding MFS transporter: MPHETADPSTTASPAGLADPSSTASPADPSSTTATAPFSAGAGNPYVRLLATPGARAFTAGNLIARLPMGMFSVSAVIMIAAAHGSYALAGAVTATGLAATAVVAPWTARLVDRYGQARTAVPATAFAALGSVALLLCVHYDAPVWTLFASYAATATTPNTGGMSRARWAHLHRGDPAALHTANSFEQAVDELCFMLGPVLAASLCAALFPEAGTLTGAVLLMTGVLVFAAQRATEPPVAPRARAASPLRTPGVPALLAVFLATGAVFGAMEVVSIAHAGGAILALQAGGSCVAGLLYGALRPTGPARRRLLLCLAGMTLLMSLPLVAASATDSLLVLAGALLAAGAATAPTMVTGMTLIQRLTPPAQLNEGMTLAVTALLGGIAAGSATGGWAVEHAGTTTGYAVPLCAAALALALAVAAAGTRRA, from the coding sequence GTGCCCCACGAAACCGCCGACCCGTCCACCACGGCGTCCCCCGCCGGCCTCGCCGACCCGTCCAGCACGGCGTCCCCCGCCGACCCGTCCAGCACGACAGCCACCGCCCCGTTCTCCGCCGGGGCGGGCAATCCCTACGTCCGCCTGCTCGCCACCCCCGGCGCGCGGGCCTTCACCGCGGGCAACCTCATCGCCCGGCTGCCCATGGGGATGTTCAGCGTCAGCGCCGTCATCATGATCGCCGCAGCCCACGGTTCGTACGCCCTGGCCGGGGCCGTGACCGCGACCGGGCTGGCAGCGACAGCCGTCGTCGCCCCGTGGACGGCCCGGCTCGTCGACCGGTACGGGCAGGCGCGGACAGCCGTACCCGCCACCGCCTTCGCCGCGCTCGGCTCCGTCGCACTGTTGCTCTGCGTGCACTACGACGCACCGGTCTGGACGCTCTTCGCCTCCTACGCCGCCACCGCGACCACACCCAACACCGGCGGCATGTCCCGGGCCCGCTGGGCCCATCTGCACCGGGGTGATCCGGCGGCCCTGCACACCGCGAACTCCTTCGAACAGGCCGTCGACGAACTGTGCTTCATGCTCGGCCCGGTTCTCGCCGCCTCCCTGTGCGCGGCGCTCTTCCCGGAGGCCGGCACGCTCACCGGGGCGGTCCTCCTGATGACCGGCGTCCTGGTCTTCGCGGCACAGCGCGCGACGGAGCCGCCGGTGGCGCCCCGCGCCCGGGCCGCCTCCCCGCTGCGCACCCCGGGGGTGCCCGCACTGCTGGCCGTCTTCCTCGCGACGGGGGCGGTGTTCGGTGCCATGGAGGTCGTCTCCATCGCCCACGCGGGAGGTGCGATCCTCGCCCTCCAGGCGGGCGGCTCCTGCGTCGCCGGACTGCTGTACGGCGCGCTGCGCCCCACCGGGCCCGCTCGCCGCAGACTGCTGCTCTGCCTCGCCGGCATGACGCTCCTGATGTCCCTGCCGCTCGTGGCCGCGTCGGCCACGGACTCCCTGCTCGTCCTGGCCGGCGCACTGCTGGCGGCCGGGGCGGCCACCGCGCCCACCATGGTCACCGGCATGACCCTGATCCAGCGCCTCACACCGCCCGCGCAGCTCAACGAGGGCATGACGCTCGCCGTCACCGCACTGCTGGGCGGGATAGCGGCGGGCTCGGCCACGGGAGGCTGGGCGGTGGAGCACGCCGGAACGACGACGGGCTACGCGGTACCCCTGTGCGCGGCGGCCCTGGCCCTGGCCCTGGCGGTCGCGGCGGCCGGCACCCGCAGGGCCTGA
- the smpB gene encoding SsrA-binding protein SmpB — MAKEKDTGRKMIAQNKKARHDYHVLDTYECGLVLMGTEVKSLRMGRASLVDGFVQIDDHEAWLHNIHVPEYVQGTWTNHAAKRKRKLLLHRAEIDKLESKSQETGHTIVPLALYFKDGRVKVEIALAKGKKEYDKRQTLREKQDTRETNRAIAAARRRQRQG; from the coding sequence ATGGCCAAGGAAAAAGACACCGGGCGCAAGATGATCGCGCAGAACAAGAAGGCGCGGCACGACTACCACGTCCTCGACACCTACGAGTGCGGTCTCGTGCTCATGGGCACGGAGGTCAAGTCGCTGCGGATGGGCAGGGCGTCGCTGGTCGACGGCTTCGTCCAGATCGACGACCACGAGGCGTGGCTCCACAACATCCACGTCCCCGAGTACGTGCAGGGCACCTGGACCAACCACGCGGCCAAGCGGAAGCGCAAGCTGCTCCTGCACCGGGCCGAGATCGACAAGCTGGAGTCCAAGTCGCAGGAGACCGGCCACACGATCGTGCCGCTCGCCCTGTACTTCAAGGACGGCAGGGTCAAGGTCGAGATCGCGCTGGCGAAGGGCAAGAAGGAGTACGACAAGCGCCAGACGCTCCGCGAGAAGCAGGACACGCGGGAGACGAACCGCGCGATCGCGGCGGCCCGCCGGCGGCAGCGCCAGGGCTAG
- a CDS encoding S41 family peptidase, whose amino-acid sequence MPGPAHHLEPRGLRRGAALTLVFASVLATAAATGSLPRDGEAGTEMATRAVSSTVGPVDREEIAAAVADAEADGKSGKDAAEEVVSRSGDRWGAVYDEREYEDFERSLDGSYTGVGVSARRSSHGDVTVTGVQPGGPADRAGVRKGDVLRTVDGRPVGKRPVAEVVALLRGDRTGAAEGTPVVLGLSRRGHTWSAELRRARLTTHPVSVRRLGPSPSAAVLIKVAAFTKGAGTAVRDAVDDAPGDAGILLDLRANSGGLVTEAVTASSAFLDGGLVATYDVHGDQRALYAEPGGDTERPVVVLVDGGTMSAAELLTGALQDRGRAVTVGSRTFGKGSVQMPSKLPGGSVAELTVGHYRTPAGRSVEGSGITPDVGAGPEAQQRGETVLSGLGGGS is encoded by the coding sequence ATGCCGGGCCCTGCGCACCACCTGGAACCCCGCGGTCTCCGCCGCGGGGCGGCCCTGACGTTGGTCTTCGCGAGCGTGCTGGCCACGGCGGCGGCGACGGGGTCACTGCCCCGCGACGGTGAGGCGGGCACGGAGATGGCGACCCGCGCGGTCTCCTCCACCGTCGGGCCGGTGGACCGCGAGGAGATCGCCGCGGCGGTCGCCGACGCCGAGGCCGACGGCAAGTCGGGCAAGGACGCGGCCGAGGAGGTCGTCAGCCGCAGCGGTGACCGCTGGGGCGCCGTCTACGACGAGCGCGAGTACGAGGACTTCGAGCGGTCCCTGGACGGCTCGTACACCGGGGTGGGCGTCTCCGCCCGCCGGTCGTCCCACGGGGACGTCACCGTCACGGGTGTCCAGCCGGGCGGTCCAGCGGACCGGGCGGGCGTGCGCAAGGGCGACGTGCTGCGCACGGTCGACGGCCGCCCGGTCGGCAAGCGCCCCGTCGCCGAGGTCGTGGCGCTGCTGCGCGGGGACCGCACGGGGGCGGCCGAGGGGACGCCGGTGGTCCTCGGCCTGAGCCGCCGGGGCCACACCTGGAGCGCGGAGCTGCGCCGGGCCAGGCTCACCACGCACCCGGTCAGCGTCCGCAGGCTGGGCCCGAGCCCCTCCGCCGCCGTACTGATCAAGGTCGCCGCCTTCACCAAGGGGGCGGGCACGGCGGTCCGCGACGCGGTGGACGACGCCCCGGGCGACGCCGGCATCCTCCTCGACCTCCGGGCCAATTCCGGCGGGCTGGTCACCGAGGCGGTGACCGCGTCCTCCGCCTTCCTGGACGGAGGGCTCGTCGCCACCTACGACGTGCACGGGGATCAGCGCGCGCTGTACGCCGAGCCGGGCGGGGACACCGAGCGGCCGGTCGTCGTCCTGGTGGACGGCGGGACGATGAGCGCCGCGGAGCTGCTGACCGGTGCGCTGCAGGACCGTGGACGGGCGGTGACCGTCGGGTCGCGCACCTTCGGCAAGGGTTCCGTGCAGATGCCCAGCAAGCTGCCGGGGGGTTCGGTGGCCGAGCTCACCGTCGGCCACTACCGCACCCCCGCGGGCCGGAGCGTCGAGGGGAGCGGCATCACGCCGGACGTCGGGGCGGGCCCGGAGGCCCAGCAGCGGGGCGAGACGGTATTGAGTGGCCTCGGGGGTGGGTCGTAG
- the ftsX gene encoding permease-like cell division protein FtsX yields MRAQFVLSEIGVGLRRNLTMTFAVVVSVALSLALFGGALLMREQVSSMKTYWYDKVNVSIFLCNKNDAKDVPKCAKGAVTAEQKTQIKADLEKMDVVEKPVQFETVDEAYKHYQEQFGDSPMAGNITPDQMQESFRVKLKDPQKYKVVATAFAGRDGVQSVQDQRSILDNLFGLMNGMNVAAVFLMALMLIIALMLIVNTVRVSAFSRRRETGIMRLVGASGFYIQMPFIMEAAFAGLIGGVLACVILLAARYFLIDGGLALQEKLNLIEFIGWDAVLTKLPLVIAIGLLMPAVAALFALRKYLKV; encoded by the coding sequence ATGCGCGCCCAGTTCGTCCTGTCGGAGATCGGCGTCGGTCTCCGGCGCAACCTCACGATGACCTTCGCCGTCGTGGTCTCCGTCGCCCTTTCGCTCGCCCTGTTCGGCGGCGCGCTGCTGATGCGCGAGCAGGTCAGCTCGATGAAGACCTACTGGTACGACAAGGTCAACGTCTCGATCTTCCTCTGCAACAAGAACGACGCCAAGGACGTGCCCAAGTGCGCCAAGGGTGCCGTCACGGCCGAGCAGAAGACGCAGATCAAGGCCGATCTCGAGAAGATGGACGTCGTCGAGAAGCCGGTCCAGTTCGAGACGGTCGACGAGGCGTACAAGCACTACCAGGAGCAGTTCGGCGACTCTCCGATGGCCGGCAACATCACGCCGGACCAGATGCAGGAGTCGTTCCGGGTCAAGCTCAAGGATCCGCAGAAGTACAAGGTCGTCGCGACGGCCTTCGCCGGCCGTGACGGGGTGCAGTCCGTACAGGACCAGCGCAGCATCCTGGACAACCTCTTCGGGCTGATGAACGGCATGAACGTGGCCGCCGTCTTCCTGATGGCGCTGATGCTGATCATCGCGCTGATGCTGATCGTGAACACCGTCCGCGTCTCGGCGTTCAGCCGGAGACGCGAGACCGGCATCATGCGGCTGGTGGGGGCCTCGGGCTTCTACATCCAGATGCCGTTCATCATGGAGGCGGCCTTCGCCGGCCTCATCGGCGGTGTGCTCGCCTGCGTCATCCTGCTCGCCGCCCGCTACTTCCTGATCGACGGCGGTCTCGCGCTGCAGGAGAAGCTGAACCTGATCGAGTTCATAGGGTGGGACGCGGTCCTCACGAAGCTGCCCCTCGTGATCGCGATCGGGCTCCTGATGCCCGCAGTGGCGGCTCTCTTCGCCCTGCGCAAGTACCTGAAGGTGTGA